In Hugenholtzia roseola DSM 9546, the sequence GCTTTTGCCATACTTGCGCAAGTTTTTGCTAATAATCCCGATAGTAGCTCCTGCAATAGGCAGCACCAAAAGGGCAAAAAGGGTGAGTTCCCACGAAATAAAAATCAGGATACTGAAAAAAACAAGGGCTTCGAAGGGCGCGATAAAGAGCGTTTTGAGTTCGTTGTAGAGCGCACTTTCTACCTCGCGCACGTCGTTGGAAAGGCGCGACATCAAATCGCCCTTGCGGGCATCAGTGAAATAGGAGGCAGGCTGCGCTAATAAGTTTCTAAAAATTGCCCTTTGCAGGCGCGTAAGCCCCAAAAGGCGCGTCCTATTGATGATAGAAGCAGCCATAAAGCGAAAGACATTCGAGCAAAACACCGACACCATCAGCACGCCACAGACAAAATAGAGGGCTTCCATTTTGCCTTTTTGTAGCACAATTTGGATAAAATGATAATTAAAACTTTCTTTGATAAAGTTCAAATCGAGGCGAAAAACGGGTGCTTCGGGCAGTTTTTGGATACTTTCAGCATCAAAGAGGATATTGAGCAGGGGAATGATGAGGGTAAAATTGGTAGCCCCAAAAATAACACTTAGCATGGCAGCCAAGACATAAGGCGGCACATAGTAGCGGTAAGGGCGCGTATAGGCAAAAAGCCGACGGTAAATTTGCATGCCAAAAAGCGGAAAGAAGAAATGAAAGAGTCTGGAAAAGAGGAAGAATGGGGATTCGGGGGTGCAAAAATTTTGCAGCAGAACGCCCAAGCGGATTGAACCGACAAAGATAAGCAACAAAAAAGGCTTCTCTGCGTTTTTAAGTAAATTTAGATACTTGCTTTCTAAAAACTTCGCGAATATGCAAACCAATCGTATTACCTTTCCCTATTTCTTGGGCTTTTTAGGATTTTTGGGTCGGAAGATGCTGCTGCTCCTTCTTTTGGGCTTGCCCTTTTCGGCGGCAGAGGCACAGACCTTAGTTTTCGAAACCCCCGAACAAGATTTTGAAACCATTACAGAGGGCGAGAGCCTTGTTCGCACTTTCACCTATGTCAATCAGGGCGAAAAACCGCTTTTAGTTGCCGAAATCAGGACGACTTGCGGCTGCACGCTGGTAGAGTGGGACAAAAATCCGCTGCCTCCACAGGGGCGTTCTCAAATCAAGGTGCGCTTCGAGAGCCAAAATAAGGTAGGCAAACAGCACAAGGTTATCTCCGTTTTGAGCAATGACCCCCAAAATCCGATTCAGAAAATTGCCTTGCACGGCATTGTGCTGCCCAAAGGCTAACCTTCCCAATTTGAATGTTTATGAACGAAAAACCCCTACCCAAGCTCACCAAAGACGACTATTACTTCAATCAGGAGGGGTTAATGGTCTTCACCGAACAGTACCATCTCAAACGCGGCTACTGCTGCAAAAGTGGCTGCAAACACTGCCCTTGGCAATACAAGAAAGGCACAACATCTCCTACAAAAGGTTAAAAAATGACTAACCTTTTAGGGCTTTTTGCCGTTAGGTTGTTTAGTTGGGAAAGCCCTTCGCTGCTGCTGCGGTGCTTTCTTTTTGCACCTTGTTGCTATTTTTCTTTCCAAAGACCATTCCTTAGACTATCCTTTAATCATTTTCCTATGAAAGACCAAACCCTGACAGAAACTCCCCTACTCGCAGATATTGATGTGGAAAAATTAGAAAAAGCGGCTTTTATTCTTAAAACGGTGGCGCACCCCGTCCGCTTGGCTATCATCAAATTATTGGAAATAGACGACCGCCTTTCGGTAAGTGAATTGTGTGAAAAATTGCAAATAGAGCAATCCCTAACCTCGCACCACCTCTCGAATATGAAGCTCAAAGGTATTTTAAGTTGTCAAAGAGAAGGAAAAAACATTTATTACAGCATCAAAGAGCGCAATATCCTCAACCTTTTCACCTGTTTAGAAAAATGCGATTGTAACATGGGCTAATTCCTATGTTTGAATAAGATTTTATCCTCGAACTCGTACCAACAAAAAGCCCCACTTCAAATGAAGCGGGGTTTTTTTTATGTCCATTGAAACTTAAGCAGAACAAAAAAATGAAACATCGATAGACTGGTTGGAAGCTAAATGTATAACAAAGTCAGACAATAGCATTGCTATCATTAAAAATAGAATCACTACTAACAAGGGCAAAGATAGCACAAAAAACAATACGCATACTATCAAAGGGGATTTTTTTCTACCAAAAACCAAAAAAAAGCGAGAAAAGTGGAAAAAGTATCGACCAAAGGCGGAAAAAACGAAAATAAAGCGTATTTTTACCCACACAAATCAGGCTTTTCCCTTTTTGTTTGAGCCGTATAGGGGCGAGCGGAAAGCCTTTTGAGGTAGGAGGTGCGTCTGTGTTCGTGCCTCTGGTCTGTGTTTTTTCAATCAGCGATTTTCAGAAAAGCCCTTTTAGTATGCGTTATTTGATTACGGGAACGACAGGCTTAGTGGGCAGCTACTGCGCTCGTCTTTTAGTAGAAAAGGGTTTTCGCCCTTTGGGTCTGCGTCGCGCCGATAGTGATATGAGTTTGGTTGCCGATATTGCCCATCAAATAGATTGGGCAGAGGGCGATTTGCACGATATTGTCTTCTTGGAATCGCTCTTTGAAGCAGGCATCGATTATGTCATTCATGCGGCGGCGATGGTCAGTTTTGCTCCCAAGCGGCAAAAACAGATGTTGAAGACCAATATAGAGGGAACGCGCCACCTGCTGCACGTAGCCTTAGCCTACCCCCCCAAAAAGTTTTGCTTTATCAGTTCGGTAGCCGCCTTGGGCTATACGCCACTTGCTGGGGAAAAGCGGGCGATTTTGCAAGTAGATGAGAAACAAACCTGGGACAATGGCGTTTATCATACAAGTTATGCCACAAGCAAGCACTTTGCCGAGCGCGAAGTGTGGCGTGCCGCAGCCGAAGGGCTTTCAGTCGTGATAGTCAATCCCTCTTTTGTGTTGGGAGTGGGCGATTGGGAAAAAAGTAGCAGTTCTATTTTTAAGTACGTCTATGAGCAGAAGCGTTTTTATCCCGAAGGGTACGCAAATTGTGTCGATGTGCGCGACGTTGCGCGTGCAGTGGCTTTTCTTTTGGAAAGTTCGATAGAGGGCGAGCGTTTTATCCTCAATGGGGCGCATCTGCCTTATTCGGAATTGCTATCAGCCTTATCGTTGGGCTTTGGCAAGCGTGCGCCTTCACGTGCGCTTACGCCCTTGTTGGGCAGTTTGGCATGGCGATTTGAAGCAGTGCGTAGCTTTTTTACGGGGCAAGAACCGCGCATTACTGCCGATTTGGTGCGCAATACGCGAAAAATGCACGCTTATAGCAGCAAAAAAATAGAAAAATTGGGCTTTTCCTTCACCCCCTTTCCAGAAACGCTCCGTTGGGCAATAGAGGGGTATCAGAAAAAATACAACCTACCAGAAAATAATACTGCCGCCCTACAACCTCAATAAAAACATGACTTGCCTGCACTTGTGGCGATAATTTCTTTATCAAAACTTTGTCAAGACTTTATCTTGCCCTAACAATACCTTTTCCTTTTTTTTCGTTGAAATAGGGGACTGTTTCAATGCTTACACTTTTTCTATTCTTACCCTATTAAACCATCTGAAAAAACGCCCTGCCTATGCTCCTATCTGTACAAATGCCTTTACTTTTAGACCTCACCGTCGTCTTAGGGGTTTCTATCTTGGTTATCATTGTGCTGCACTACCTTAAATTGCCTACCATTATCGGCTTTCTGATAAGCGGCGTTATCGTAGGTCCTCATGGTTTTAGTCTGATTAAAGCCGACCATGACGTAGAGATGTTGGCAGAAATAGGGGTGATTTTGCTTCTTTTTTCCATCGGCATAGAGTTTTCTTTGGGCAAACTGATGAAAATATGGAAGGCAGTCTTTTTTGGCGGCTCGATACAAGTCTTTCTCACCATAGCCGTCTTTACCGCCTTAGCCTACTATTATAGCTATGATTACTTGCCGATTGCGATTTTTATCGGCTATCTCTTTGCTTTAAGTAGTACCGCGATTGTCTTAAAATTAATGCAAATAACAGGCGAGGTAGGAACGGCGTATGGTCAGATAATTTTAGCAATCCTTATCTTTCAGGATATTGCCGTTGTACCCATGATGCTTTCTATCCCTATTCTTATCGGCAGTACGGAAAATTTGGGCGCAGACCTTTTTGATTTGGGTTGGAAATTGGCTCTGGTCTTACTCTTTTTAGTGGTAGCGACGAAATTTATTGTGCCGCGCATTTTCAAATTGGTAGTCAAGACCAAAAGCAAGGAACTTTTTATCACCTTTACGCTGGTGATGTGCTTTGCCATTGGTGCGATTACCTCTGTGGCAGGTCTTTCTTTGGCTTTGGGTGCTTTTTTGGCAGGTCTTATCATTTCCGAATCGAAGTATAGCCATGAGGCAGCAGGTTATATCCTACCTTTCAAAGAAATTTTCACGAGCATCTTCTTTATTTCGGTGGGCATGCTCTTAGATTTGAGCTTTCTTATGGAGCAGTGGGTAGAAATTTTAATACTAACGGCGATTGTCTTGGTAGTAAAGGCACTTATTGGCGGCTTGGCAGCAGGCATTTTGGGCGTTCCTTTCAAAACAATCTTGATGGTAGCTTTTGCCGTTTGTCAGGTGGGCGAATTTTCTTTGGTATTGGCAAAACAGGGCATGGATATGGGGATTCTACCCATCGAGGTCTATCAATACTTTTTAGCCGTAGCCATCATCACGATGATACTCACCCCGATTTTGCTCAAATATTCACGCGCCATTACCAATTTTATCCTACTCAAAACACCGCTTCCCGAATCTTGGCGCAAAAAACTCATTGCCAACAATTCAAAAGCCTTAGCTCTTTTGGCAGGTGAGGAAAAGAAATACAACGACCATCTGGTCATTGTCGGATTTGGTATCGTGGGGCGCAGATTGGCAGAAGGCGCAAAACAGACGGGCTTGCAATATGTTATCGTAGAATCGAGCGCACAGGTAGCCTTAGACGATAAAGACCATCACGTTGTCTATGGAGATGCCTCTAATACCGAAGTTTTGGAATACGTCAATATCAAAAAGGCGCGAGTAGTTGCCCTAACAGGGGTAGATTTGGAGCAAAATAAACTTGTGGTGCAAAAAATTAGAGGCGAAAACAAGGACATTTTGATTGTCGGCAGGACGCAATTACAAGAAGAAACGGAGGAACTTATCAAAGCAGGTGCAGACGAAGTGATTGCAGACGAATACGAAACATCTTTCGAAATTCTGATGCTGACAATGGAAGAGTACCGTCTGGATAAATCCTCCATCGTGCGCCTGATGCACAGAGTCTAAAAATAGCGTTTTGTTTTGAATCATTTTGTATCATTTGCCTTATTTTTCAGAATCACTTTGAAACCATCTCTACAACATTGGGTAGCGGCAGCACGTTTGCGGACGCTCCCTCTTGCGCTTTCCTCTATCTTGGCAGGCGGCTTACTGGCAATGCCCGACCCCGCTTTCGAGGTCTTGCCCTTCGTGCTTATTATCCTGACGGCGATTTTTTTGCAGGTGCTTTCCAATTTTGCAAACGACTATGGCGATAGTATTCACGGCGCAGATAGCAGCGAGCGCAAAGGTCCTAAAAGGGCTGTGCAGCAGGGGCTGATTTCTTCGGCACAAATGAAACGCGCCGTTTGGTTGTTCGCCGCCTTATCCTTTTTTACGGGTCTAAGTTTGCTCCTCTTTTCGGCATACCGTTGGGGTTGGGAAGCCTTGGTCTTGTTTTTAGTCTTGGGCATTTTTGCGATTGCCGCCGCCATTACCTACACCGCAGGCAGTTTGCCTTATGGCTACTATGGCTTAGGCGACATTTCGGTTTTGTTTTTTTTCGGAATTGTAGGCGTTTGTGGTACAAATTTTTTATTAGTAGGAAAATTTATTCCAAACCTTTTGCTTCCTGCCCTTAGTTTGGGGCTTTTTGCCGTTGGCGTGCTGAATCTAAACAATTTGCGCGATATAGAGTCCGACCAAAAAGCAGGCAAGCGGTCTATTC encodes:
- a CDS encoding DUF1573 domain-containing protein, yielding MQTNRITFPYFLGFLGFLGRKMLLLLLLGLPFSAAEAQTLVFETPEQDFETITEGESLVRTFTYVNQGEKPLLVAEIRTTCGCTLVEWDKNPLPPQGRSQIKVRFESQNKVGKQHKVISVLSNDPQNPIQKIALHGIVLPKG
- a CDS encoding DUF5522 domain-containing protein, giving the protein MNEKPLPKLTKDDYYFNQEGLMVFTEQYHLKRGYCCKSGCKHCPWQYKKGTTSPTKG
- a CDS encoding ArsR/SmtB family transcription factor, with amino-acid sequence MKDQTLTETPLLADIDVEKLEKAAFILKTVAHPVRLAIIKLLEIDDRLSVSELCEKLQIEQSLTSHHLSNMKLKGILSCQREGKNIYYSIKERNILNLFTCLEKCDCNMG
- a CDS encoding NAD-dependent epimerase/dehydratase family protein, with the translated sequence MRYLITGTTGLVGSYCARLLVEKGFRPLGLRRADSDMSLVADIAHQIDWAEGDLHDIVFLESLFEAGIDYVIHAAAMVSFAPKRQKQMLKTNIEGTRHLLHVALAYPPKKFCFISSVAALGYTPLAGEKRAILQVDEKQTWDNGVYHTSYATSKHFAEREVWRAAAEGLSVVIVNPSFVLGVGDWEKSSSSIFKYVYEQKRFYPEGYANCVDVRDVARAVAFLLESSIEGERFILNGAHLPYSELLSALSLGFGKRAPSRALTPLLGSLAWRFEAVRSFFTGQEPRITADLVRNTRKMHAYSSKKIEKLGFSFTPFPETLRWAIEGYQKKYNLPENNTAALQPQ
- a CDS encoding cation:proton antiporter, producing the protein MLLSVQMPLLLDLTVVLGVSILVIIVLHYLKLPTIIGFLISGVIVGPHGFSLIKADHDVEMLAEIGVILLLFSIGIEFSLGKLMKIWKAVFFGGSIQVFLTIAVFTALAYYYSYDYLPIAIFIGYLFALSSTAIVLKLMQITGEVGTAYGQIILAILIFQDIAVVPMMLSIPILIGSTENLGADLFDLGWKLALVLLFLVVATKFIVPRIFKLVVKTKSKELFITFTLVMCFAIGAITSVAGLSLALGAFLAGLIISESKYSHEAAGYILPFKEIFTSIFFISVGMLLDLSFLMEQWVEILILTAIVLVVKALIGGLAAGILGVPFKTILMVAFAVCQVGEFSLVLAKQGMDMGILPIEVYQYFLAVAIITMILTPILLKYSRAITNFILLKTPLPESWRKKLIANNSKALALLAGEEKKYNDHLVIVGFGIVGRRLAEGAKQTGLQYVIVESSAQVALDDKDHHVVYGDASNTEVLEYVNIKKARVVALTGVDLEQNKLVVQKIRGENKDILIVGRTQLQEETEELIKAGADEVIADEYETSFEILMLTMEEYRLDKSSIVRLMHRV
- a CDS encoding 1,4-dihydroxy-2-naphthoate polyprenyltransferase encodes the protein MKPSLQHWVAAARLRTLPLALSSILAGGLLAMPDPAFEVLPFVLIILTAIFLQVLSNFANDYGDSIHGADSSERKGPKRAVQQGLISSAQMKRAVWLFAALSFFTGLSLLLFSAYRWGWEALVLFLVLGIFAIAAAITYTAGSLPYGYYGLGDISVLFFFGIVGVCGTNFLLVGKFIPNLLLPALSLGLFAVGVLNLNNLRDIESDQKAGKRSIPVRLGYENGKIYHYVILIAGMGSTLIFALFEAQKWTQWLFLLAFPFFIFNLIAVGKAAEPQNLDPLLKKLALSTLFFALLLGIGAVL